The Pseudomonas sp. DG56-2 genome contains a region encoding:
- a CDS encoding polyamine ABC transporter substrate-binding protein: MIKHTCVALLSSALLATATHAEERVNIANWSGYIADDTLAEFSRRTGIQTTYDLIDSNETTEAKLMTGNSGYDLVSPSNHFLPRLIKAGAIEELDRSQLPNWHNLDPKLMKILEASDPGNRYAIPYMWVTTGIGYNVEKIKAIFGSTEVTQSWDLLLKPENIQKLSRCGVAFLDNPTQIVSITLKALGLDPHSENPEDLKKAEATLLAVRPYISYFHQSKYVSDLANGNICVAIGFSGDVLQAMGSAKQAGNGVDVGYSIPHEGSTVAVDMVVMPKGAPHRQNGYAYLNYLLEPQVIANISNAVNYPNGNAASLEYIKPELRGNPAIYPPESILDSLFPIKTLSPAGMRLNTRLWTRVTSGK; this comes from the coding sequence ATGATCAAGCACACTTGCGTGGCCCTGTTGTCCTCAGCGCTGCTGGCTACAGCAACGCACGCCGAAGAACGGGTCAATATCGCCAACTGGAGCGGCTATATTGCCGATGACACCCTGGCCGAGTTCAGCCGGCGCACTGGCATCCAGACCACCTACGACCTGATCGACAGCAACGAGACCACAGAAGCCAAGCTGATGACCGGCAACAGCGGTTACGACCTGGTGAGCCCCTCGAACCACTTCCTGCCGCGCCTGATCAAGGCGGGGGCCATTGAGGAGCTGGACCGTAGCCAACTGCCCAACTGGCATAACCTTGATCCGAAGCTGATGAAGATCCTGGAGGCCAGCGACCCGGGCAACCGATACGCGATTCCGTACATGTGGGTGACCACCGGCATTGGCTACAACGTGGAGAAGATCAAGGCGATCTTCGGCAGCACCGAGGTGACCCAATCTTGGGACCTGCTGCTCAAGCCAGAAAACATCCAGAAGCTCAGCCGGTGTGGCGTGGCGTTCCTCGACAACCCAACGCAGATCGTTTCCATCACCCTTAAGGCATTGGGCCTGGATCCGCATAGCGAGAACCCTGAAGACCTGAAGAAGGCTGAGGCGACGTTGCTGGCGGTGCGGCCTTACATCAGTTACTTCCACCAATCTAAGTACGTGAGCGACCTGGCCAACGGCAATATCTGCGTGGCCATCGGTTTCAGTGGCGACGTGTTGCAGGCCATGGGCAGTGCCAAACAGGCCGGGAACGGAGTGGATGTGGGCTACAGCATTCCCCATGAAGGTTCGACCGTGGCGGTGGACATGGTAGTGATGCCGAAGGGGGCTCCGCATCGGCAGAATGGGTATGCATACTTGAACTACCTGTTGGAGCCTCAGGTGATCGCTAATATCAGCAATGCAGTGAATTACCCGAATGGAAACGCGGCGTCGCTGGAATACATCAAGCCTGAGTTGCGGGGCAATCCAGCGATCTACCCACCGGAATCGATCCTTGATTCGCTATTCCCGATAAAGACTTTGTCGCCGGCCGGTAT
- a CDS encoding FAD-binding oxidoreductase, translated as MNNHCGWIALAGESPVKPRLEGTQQVDWLIIGGGITGLSAAHTLARRFPSQRVVLLDRQRVAQGASARNSGFVVSHELPGAGELIGTAGFAGYQVASRIGVAAGEEVRRRIAELKLDCELSDNGYHFAVHEPAHLQQVEKALETLASVGAQVQFFEGAPLQQRLGTSFYARAIHCAGGNGLMQPARYVKGLADSLPEQVEIFEHSAVTDLRRRPDKGWTAKTETGEVQARQVLLCVGAFLPRVGLKRSGTFPLELSASITRPLTEGHWQQLFDAQGWGVLSTLPGGCTLRLLPERRLLIRNTVEYRHRDIDAAGLAVRQREHLLGLQKRFPGITEQDLEYTWTGHLSGTRSGEPYFARVEDGLHAVAGCNGSGVARGTLWGRLLVDMAIGADSPLLGDVLGQARPGYLPPRPFFDLGASVRMAWEVRRAQGER; from the coding sequence ATGAACAACCACTGTGGCTGGATCGCTCTGGCTGGAGAGTCGCCGGTAAAGCCGCGCCTTGAAGGCACGCAACAGGTCGACTGGCTGATCATCGGCGGTGGCATCACCGGCCTCTCGGCGGCCCATACCCTGGCGCGGCGATTTCCGTCGCAACGGGTGGTGCTGCTGGACCGCCAGCGCGTCGCCCAAGGCGCGTCGGCGCGCAATTCCGGGTTTGTGGTCAGCCACGAGTTGCCTGGCGCTGGCGAACTGATCGGCACGGCCGGCTTCGCCGGATATCAGGTTGCGTCGCGCATTGGCGTCGCGGCTGGGGAGGAAGTGCGTCGACGCATCGCCGAGCTGAAGCTGGACTGCGAACTCAGTGACAACGGCTACCACTTCGCGGTGCACGAACCGGCGCACCTGCAGCAAGTCGAGAAGGCGCTGGAAACCCTGGCGTCTGTGGGCGCCCAGGTGCAGTTCTTCGAAGGCGCGCCTCTGCAGCAGCGCCTGGGCACGTCGTTTTATGCCCGCGCCATCCACTGCGCGGGTGGCAACGGGCTGATGCAGCCGGCCCGCTACGTCAAAGGTTTGGCCGACAGCCTGCCGGAACAGGTGGAAATCTTCGAGCACAGCGCCGTCACCGACCTGCGCCGTCGCCCCGACAAAGGCTGGACCGCGAAAACCGAAACTGGCGAAGTGCAGGCCCGGCAGGTGCTGCTGTGTGTGGGCGCATTCCTGCCAAGGGTTGGCCTCAAGCGCAGCGGCACCTTCCCACTAGAACTGAGCGCCAGCATCACCCGTCCGCTTACCGAAGGGCATTGGCAGCAGTTGTTCGACGCGCAGGGTTGGGGCGTGCTGTCCACCTTGCCTGGTGGCTGCACCTTGCGCCTGCTGCCGGAGCGCCGGCTGTTGATCCGCAACACCGTGGAATATCGCCACCGCGACATCGATGCCGCTGGCCTGGCCGTGCGCCAGCGCGAACACCTACTGGGCCTGCAGAAGCGCTTCCCGGGCATCACGGAGCAAGATCTCGAATACACCTGGACTGGACACCTCAGCGGCACCCGTTCCGGCGAGCCGTATTTCGCTCGGGTCGAGGACGGGCTGCATGCCGTGGCGGGGTGCAATGGCTCCGGTGTCGCCCGCGGCACCTTGTGGGGGCGCTTGCTGGTGGATATGGCCATTGGAGCTGACTCGCCCCTACTGGGTGATGTGCTGGGCCAGGCTCGCCCGGGCTACCTGCCGCCACGGCCTTTTTTCGACCTAGGTGCCAGCGTACGCATGGCCTGGGAAGTGCGCCGCGCCCAGGGCGAACGCTGA
- a CDS encoding LysR family transcriptional regulator produces MDRNLRTPSLQALQALVQVADTRNFTEAARQLHLTQSAISRQIQQLEEHYQTVLFDRTSRKVALTEHGREVYEVARDLLKSLRTLEQRLAPAPLDRPFRIRIFVSLAVRWLLPRLSSFYAVNPGLTLSIETVSGELVDEGGDCDAYVLYLPGGLDDRRLTPLFDEYLIPVCAAQLNDGRAPPCSAEALGGHSLIHGSTSRGEWNLWLKAQKNLPAHSYQHLLFNLDDLALDAAARGLGIAMTDRMLAHDAVVRGDLVVPFGEALKTGGVYALWLRDSGVAHPACQAVLNWFEEQVEQTVQPRKGLR; encoded by the coding sequence ATGGATAGAAACCTTCGCACGCCCTCGCTGCAAGCGCTGCAGGCGCTGGTCCAGGTGGCGGACACCCGCAACTTCACTGAAGCCGCCCGCCAGCTGCACTTGACTCAGAGCGCGATCAGCCGACAGATACAGCAGTTGGAGGAGCACTACCAGACAGTGCTGTTCGACCGCACCAGCCGCAAGGTAGCGCTGACCGAGCACGGTCGCGAGGTATACGAGGTGGCGCGGGACCTGCTCAAGTCCCTGCGCACGCTGGAACAGCGCCTGGCTCCAGCGCCCTTAGACCGTCCTTTCCGCATCCGGATATTTGTATCCCTTGCGGTACGCTGGCTATTGCCGCGGCTGAGTTCGTTCTATGCGGTGAACCCCGGACTGACCCTGTCCATCGAGACCGTCAGCGGGGAACTGGTGGATGAAGGCGGCGATTGCGATGCCTATGTCTTGTACTTGCCTGGCGGCCTAGACGATCGTCGACTGACGCCCCTGTTCGACGAATACTTAATCCCGGTGTGCGCTGCGCAGCTAAACGACGGACGCGCCCCACCCTGCTCGGCCGAGGCACTGGGCGGGCACTCACTGATCCATGGTTCCACTTCACGCGGCGAATGGAACTTGTGGCTCAAGGCGCAGAAGAACTTGCCGGCGCACAGCTACCAGCACCTGCTTTTCAACCTCGACGATCTGGCGCTGGACGCCGCTGCCCGTGGCCTGGGCATCGCCATGACCGACCGCATGTTGGCCCACGACGCTGTCGTGCGCGGTGATCTAGTGGTGCCCTTCGGCGAAGCACTGAAGACCGGCGGTGTGTATGCCCTGTGGCTACGGGACAGCGGTGTTGCTCATCCCGCGTGCCAAGCAGTGTTGAATTGGTTTGAGGAGCAGGTGGAGCAGACCGTGCAGCCGCGAAAGGGTCTACGGTAA
- a CDS encoding metalloregulator ArsR/SmtB family transcription factor has product MITPPDVFKSLSDETRARATLLIARLGELCVCELMCALNDSQPKISRHLAQLRSNGMLLDRRQGQWVYYRLNPELPAWVHQMLQVTLQANSQWLADNSLRLKSMDGRPVRDAACC; this is encoded by the coding sequence ATGATTACCCCGCCTGATGTGTTCAAAAGCCTATCCGATGAGACCCGTGCTCGCGCCACCCTGCTAATCGCCAGACTCGGTGAACTATGTGTCTGCGAACTGATGTGCGCGCTGAACGACAGCCAACCCAAGATAAGCCGCCACCTCGCACAGCTGCGTAGCAATGGCATGCTGTTAGATCGCCGCCAGGGGCAGTGGGTGTATTACCGTCTAAACCCTGAGCTGCCAGCCTGGGTGCATCAAATGTTGCAAGTTACCCTGCAGGCAAACTCACAGTGGTTGGCAGATAATTCACTTCGGCTGAAGAGCATGGACGGCCGCCCCGTCCGTGACGCTGCCTGCTGCTGA
- a CDS encoding arsenic transporter, with protein sequence MLVAIAVFVSTLILVIWQPKGLGVGWSAALGALIALAMGAVSLHDIPTVWAIVWNATATFIAVIIISLLLDEAGFFEWAALHVARWADGSGYRLFAFCVLLGAAVSALFANDGAALILTPIVMSMLLALHFSPATTLAFVMAAGFIADTASLPLVVSNLVNIVSADYFKLGFSEYASVMVPVNLVSVAATLLVLFLFFRRDIPRQYTVAALKMPSEAIHDRATFNVGGWVLLVLVIGLFALEPLGIPISAVAAACAAILFAVAARGHRISTRRVLREAPWQVVIFSLGMYLVVYGLKNAGLTDMLTHLLDRLAQQGIWSAAIGTGLIAALLSSVMNNMPSVLVGALSIQASEAQGLVREAMIYANVIGCDLGPKITPIGSLATLLWLHVLERKGMRITWGYYFKVGILLTLPVLLITLSALALRLSL encoded by the coding sequence ATGCTGGTCGCCATTGCAGTTTTCGTTTCCACTCTCATCCTGGTCATCTGGCAACCGAAGGGGCTTGGCGTTGGCTGGAGTGCCGCGCTCGGTGCCCTCATCGCCCTTGCGATGGGTGCCGTTTCGCTGCACGACATCCCGACCGTGTGGGCCATTGTCTGGAACGCCACCGCCACCTTCATCGCGGTCATCATTATCAGCCTACTGCTGGACGAGGCCGGTTTCTTCGAGTGGGCCGCGCTGCACGTGGCGCGTTGGGCAGACGGCAGCGGCTACCGCCTGTTCGCCTTCTGCGTGCTACTCGGCGCTGCTGTGTCGGCGCTGTTCGCCAACGATGGTGCGGCCCTGATTCTAACGCCCATCGTCATGTCGATGCTGCTTGCGCTACATTTTTCACCCGCCACAACGCTGGCCTTCGTCATGGCCGCCGGCTTCATTGCCGACACGGCGAGCCTGCCGCTGGTCGTCTCCAACCTGGTGAACATTGTCTCGGCCGACTACTTCAAGCTGGGCTTCAGCGAATACGCCTCGGTGATGGTGCCGGTGAATCTCGTCAGCGTGGCTGCTACCTTGCTGGTGCTTTTCCTGTTCTTCCGCCGTGATATCCCGAGGCAGTACACGGTCGCAGCCCTGAAGATGCCAAGCGAGGCAATTCATGACCGCGCTACCTTCAACGTCGGTGGCTGGGTGCTGCTGGTGCTGGTGATCGGCCTATTCGCCCTTGAGCCATTAGGTATACCAATCAGTGCGGTAGCTGCAGCCTGTGCGGCGATCCTCTTTGCCGTCGCCGCTCGCGGGCACCGCATTTCGACTCGTCGTGTGCTGCGCGAGGCACCTTGGCAGGTGGTGATTTTCTCTCTCGGCATGTACCTGGTGGTCTACGGGCTGAAGAACGCCGGCCTCACCGATATGCTCACCCACTTGCTCGATCGCCTAGCGCAGCAAGGGATCTGGAGTGCCGCCATCGGCACCGGTTTAATCGCAGCACTGCTGTCCTCGGTCATGAACAACATGCCCAGCGTGCTGGTCGGCGCCTTGTCGATTCAGGCCAGCGAGGCGCAAGGGTTGGTGCGCGAGGCGATGATCTACGCCAACGTCATCGGTTGCGACCTCGGCCCGAAAATCACCCCCATCGGCAGCCTCGCCACGCTGCTCTGGCTGCACGTGCTGGAGCGCAAAGGCATGCGAATCACCTGGGGTTACTACTTCAAGGTCGGCATCCTGCTGACGCTGCCGGTTCTGTTGATCACCCTTTCGGCCCTGGCATTGCGCCTGAGCCTCTGA
- a CDS encoding arsenate reductase ArsC codes for MRVLFMCTANSCRSILSEAMFNHLAPHGFEAVSSGSFPKGQVLPRSLTTLQHAGISTGGLNSKGNDAFEGCPPDIVITVCDKAAGEACPVYFGPALKSHWGLEDPSDVVGDEASVDAAFHATLDRIEARCQAFFALSFDHLEREQLKHELDRIGTL; via the coding sequence ATGCGAGTTCTGTTCATGTGCACGGCCAACAGCTGCCGCAGCATCCTTTCCGAGGCCATGTTCAATCATCTGGCGCCTCACGGATTTGAAGCCGTCAGTTCTGGCAGTTTTCCCAAAGGCCAAGTGTTGCCTCGCAGCCTGACCACCTTGCAGCATGCCGGCATCTCGACTGGTGGGCTGAATAGCAAGGGCAATGACGCGTTCGAGGGTTGCCCTCCTGATATCGTCATCACCGTTTGCGACAAGGCTGCCGGTGAAGCTTGCCCGGTGTATTTCGGCCCTGCACTGAAGTCGCACTGGGGGCTGGAGGATCCGTCCGATGTCGTGGGTGACGAAGCGTCGGTCGACGCTGCATTCCACGCTACGCTGGACCGCATCGAAGCACGCTGCCAGGCCTTTTTCGCACTGTCTTTCGACCACCTCGAACGCGAGCAGCTCAAGCATGAGCTGGATCGCATCGGTACGCTTTGA
- the arsH gene encoding arsenical resistance protein ArsH produces the protein MSEQLPNLDLALFDAPPAATRSSEHKPRILLLYGSTRERSFSRLLVEEAARLLEHFGAETRAFNPSGLPLPDDAPVEHPKVQELRDLVQWSEGQVWCSPERHGAMTAVFKAQIDWIPLTLGALRPTQGKTLAVMQVCGGSQSFNVVNQLRVLGRWMRMFTIPNQSSVPKAYLEFDDGGRMKASPYYDRVVDVMEELVKFTLLLRDRQEFLVDRYSERKESAEQLSARVNQRSI, from the coding sequence ATGTCCGAGCAACTGCCTAATCTCGACCTCGCGCTGTTCGATGCGCCGCCAGCGGCAACCCGTTCCAGCGAGCACAAACCGCGCATTCTGCTGCTGTACGGATCAACCCGCGAACGCTCCTTCAGTCGCTTGCTGGTGGAAGAAGCCGCCCGCCTGCTGGAGCACTTCGGTGCGGAGACGCGGGCGTTCAATCCATCGGGCCTGCCACTGCCTGACGATGCACCTGTCGAGCATCCCAAGGTGCAGGAACTGCGTGATCTGGTGCAGTGGTCGGAGGGCCAGGTTTGGTGCTCACCAGAGCGTCATGGTGCGATGACTGCGGTATTCAAGGCGCAGATCGACTGGATCCCCCTCACACTGGGGGCCCTTCGCCCCACCCAAGGCAAGACCCTGGCGGTCATGCAGGTGTGTGGCGGCTCGCAGTCGTTCAACGTGGTCAACCAGTTACGCGTCCTTGGCCGCTGGATGCGAATGTTCACCATACCGAACCAGTCTTCGGTGCCCAAAGCCTACCTGGAGTTTGACGACGGTGGGCGCATGAAGGCTTCGCCGTACTATGATCGTGTGGTGGATGTCATGGAGGAACTGGTGAAGTTCACCTTACTGCTGCGTGACCGTCAGGAATTCCTGGTGGATCGCTATTCGGAGCGCAAGGAAAGCGCTGAGCAATTATCTGCCCGCGTGAACCAGCGCTCGATCTGA
- a CDS encoding sensor histidine kinase KdpD, whose product MRLSTFIIQHMGSILQTWEDFARTVQIPREALSDTGLRNHVAFILKTVARDMETPQSLQQEVDKRRGLGPTLVGESANETYAVLRVLNVFTLDQMVYEYRALRSSVLRLWLSQETSLDQADQADQADQVREIIRFNEVLDQTLVESIASYRRAVDSTRKMVLGALGHDLRSPLTAIKMGADMLTKTKQWRTREQALAVQIGDSAERANQLVNELLDLARCNLGLGIPVQRQDTDLTSLCATVINEVRVSQPQINVVFERTNALHASIDPLRMSQVISNLTVNAIRHGDVERPIRISLSCAENLAVIEVHNWGNPISAEQINYLFDPEARLTRASCADGKQRQGLGLGLFIAKEITASHAGSIDVISSPEHGTTFRVSFPRQPTT is encoded by the coding sequence ATGCGATTGTCGACGTTCATCATTCAGCATATGGGCAGCATTCTTCAGACTTGGGAGGATTTCGCTCGGACCGTTCAGATACCTCGCGAAGCGCTTAGCGACACTGGCTTGAGAAATCATGTCGCCTTCATCCTGAAAACCGTGGCTCGCGATATGGAAACGCCGCAAAGCTTGCAGCAAGAGGTCGACAAACGGAGGGGGTTAGGCCCAACTCTAGTGGGCGAAAGCGCTAATGAGACTTATGCCGTACTTCGCGTTCTGAATGTTTTTACCCTCGATCAGATGGTGTATGAGTACAGAGCCCTCAGATCCAGCGTACTCAGGCTTTGGCTGTCACAGGAAACATCACTCGATCAAGCGGATCAAGCGGATCAAGCGGATCAAGTACGAGAAATCATCCGTTTCAACGAAGTTCTGGATCAGACATTGGTCGAGTCCATTGCGTCCTATCGAAGAGCCGTAGATAGCACACGTAAAATGGTGCTGGGTGCACTGGGTCACGACCTTCGCTCACCTCTCACGGCCATAAAAATGGGAGCGGATATGCTTACCAAGACTAAACAATGGAGGACCCGAGAACAGGCCCTGGCGGTACAAATTGGCGACAGTGCCGAGCGCGCCAATCAGTTAGTGAATGAACTGCTTGATCTCGCCAGATGCAACCTTGGTTTGGGCATCCCGGTGCAACGTCAAGATACGGATCTTACCTCCTTGTGCGCCACGGTAATAAATGAAGTCCGCGTTTCGCAACCTCAGATTAATGTTGTTTTTGAACGTACGAATGCCCTGCACGCGAGCATCGACCCGCTACGCATGAGCCAGGTGATATCCAATCTCACGGTAAATGCCATACGACACGGGGATGTTGAGCGCCCGATTCGAATAAGTCTTAGCTGCGCTGAGAACTTGGCGGTAATTGAGGTACACAACTGGGGTAATCCTATCTCTGCCGAGCAGATAAACTACCTATTTGATCCTGAAGCACGTTTGACGCGCGCAAGCTGTGCTGATGGTAAGCAGCGGCAAGGCCTAGGGCTTGGGTTGTTCATAGCCAAAGAAATCACAGCCAGCCACGCCGGCAGCATTGATGTCATATCAAGCCCTGAGCATGGCACGACGTTTCGAGTTAGTTTTCCGAGACAGCCAACAACATAA
- a CDS encoding DNA adenine methylase, with product MTNPIVPWMGGKRRLADRLIPLFPPHECYVEVFAGGAALFFMRPQPAPVEVLNDLNGDLVTLYRVVQNHLEEFVRQFKWALSSRQIFEWQKMTRPETLTDIQRAARFFYLQQHAFGGKISGQTFGTATTGPAINLLRIEENLSAAWQRLAGTYVENLSWLECAERYDRVHTFHYMDPPYWKTAGYGVDFSFENYERMAEFMRRCKGKVMVSINDHPDIRRVFEGFHFETLDIRYTTTNQRQGKAELTGELVILNWTPDALGGLF from the coding sequence ATGACCAACCCAATCGTTCCATGGATGGGCGGCAAACGGCGCCTTGCCGATCGTCTCATCCCGCTATTTCCTCCCCATGAGTGTTATGTAGAAGTCTTTGCAGGGGGCGCTGCTCTTTTCTTCATGCGGCCGCAGCCAGCGCCAGTTGAGGTGCTCAATGACCTGAACGGTGATCTTGTGACGTTGTATCGCGTGGTACAGAACCATCTGGAAGAATTCGTGCGCCAGTTCAAGTGGGCGCTCAGCTCCCGCCAAATATTCGAGTGGCAGAAAATGACCCGCCCGGAAACGCTAACCGACATTCAGCGCGCTGCCAGGTTCTTCTATCTGCAGCAACATGCTTTCGGCGGCAAGATTTCTGGACAGACATTTGGTACCGCCACGACAGGTCCGGCTATCAATCTGCTGCGAATCGAGGAGAATCTTTCAGCCGCCTGGCAGCGGCTGGCCGGGACGTATGTCGAGAACCTTTCCTGGTTGGAGTGTGCAGAGCGTTACGACCGAGTGCACACATTCCATTATATGGACCCGCCGTACTGGAAGACCGCCGGGTACGGTGTTGATTTTTCCTTCGAGAACTATGAACGCATGGCTGAGTTTATGCGCCGCTGCAAAGGCAAGGTTATGGTCAGCATCAATGATCACCCGGACATTCGCCGTGTGTTTGAAGGGTTCCACTTCGAAACGCTGGACATACGTTACACAACGACTAACCAGCGGCAAGGCAAGGCCGAGCTCACGGGTGAGTTGGTGATTTTGAACTGGACCCCCGATGCGCTGGGGGGGCTGTTCTGA
- a CDS encoding lysis system i-spanin subunit Rz produces MDAEWQAKNAELANAFQLEREAAAVAAIDWQSAEQVRRRALEERLQAKDKTHFKELHDAQQAQARLRDRLATSDLRLSVLLATPSGDRGVPATTSAGGLVHGAARGELDPAAAQRIVAITDDGDQGLIALKACQSYVTEVLVTK; encoded by the coding sequence ATGGATGCGGAATGGCAGGCTAAAAACGCAGAGCTGGCTAACGCATTTCAGCTTGAGCGAGAGGCTGCTGCCGTAGCAGCAATCGATTGGCAGTCTGCCGAGCAGGTTCGCCGTCGCGCGCTGGAGGAACGGCTACAGGCCAAAGACAAAACCCACTTCAAGGAACTGCACGATGCCCAACAAGCTCAGGCTCGCTTGCGCGATCGCCTCGCTACTTCTGATCTCCGGCTGTCAGTCCTACTCGCCACCCCAAGTGGTGACCGTGGCGTGCCAGCCACCACCAGCGCCGGCGGCTTGGTTCATGGAGCCGCGCGAGGCGAACTTGACCCAGCGGCTGCTCAGCGAATTGTCGCCATCACCGATGACGGCGATCAAGGACTGATTGCCTTGAAGGCCTGCCAGTCCTATGTAACAGAAGTGCTCGTTACAAAGTAA
- a CDS encoding lysozyme — translation MRTSQRGLSLIKSFEGLRLLAYRDAVGIWTIGYGATRGVKAGMSITQKQAERMLLNDVQRFEPEVERLVKVPVTGNQWDALVSFTYNLGAANLESSTLLRKLNVGDYAGAAEQFPRWNKAGGNVLPGLVRRREAERVLFLEAA, via the coding sequence ATGCGTACATCGCAACGAGGCCTGAGCCTCATCAAGTCCTTCGAAGGCCTGCGCCTGCTGGCTTACCGCGACGCCGTCGGCATTTGGACCATCGGCTATGGCGCCACTCGAGGAGTGAAGGCCGGCATGTCAATCACCCAAAAGCAGGCCGAGCGGATGCTACTCAACGACGTGCAGCGCTTCGAGCCGGAAGTCGAGCGCCTGGTGAAGGTGCCTGTGACTGGTAATCAGTGGGATGCCTTAGTCAGTTTCACCTACAACCTCGGCGCGGCCAACCTCGAATCGTCGACGCTGCTGCGCAAGCTCAACGTCGGTGACTATGCGGGAGCTGCCGAGCAGTTTCCGCGCTGGAACAAGGCGGGGGGCAATGTGCTGCCGGGTCTTGTCCGGCGCCGGGAAGCTGAGCGCGTGCTGTTCTTGGAGGCGGCGTGA
- a CDS encoding tail fiber assembly protein, protein MIIKLSPVRSDAELTVTKAGDALTINGVVLDFSRLEDGSTLPAEAIGTEWIIQVVERINGKLNFMLTLPHAADAPDFARFPLDIHSPADGPVPLPGVELAADQQPAVNGIIDWSQVVTREMKAQVAAEQHLVQIVAETSVLRAVADSAIDPLQDAVDLEEATEAEAAKLKAWKKYRIALIRVPDQPGYPDTIVWPASPA, encoded by the coding sequence ATGATCATCAAGCTTTCTCCTGTTCGGTCCGATGCCGAACTCACTGTCACTAAAGCTGGTGACGCTCTCACTATCAATGGGGTGGTGCTGGACTTCTCCCGCCTCGAGGACGGTTCGACGCTGCCGGCGGAGGCGATCGGTACGGAATGGATTATCCAGGTCGTGGAGCGCATCAACGGTAAGCTTAATTTTATGCTTACGCTTCCTCACGCAGCGGACGCGCCTGACTTTGCCCGGTTCCCCCTCGACATTCACAGCCCCGCTGATGGACCAGTGCCACTTCCTGGAGTCGAATTAGCCGCAGACCAACAGCCAGCTGTGAACGGCATCATCGACTGGTCGCAGGTCGTCACCCGAGAAATGAAAGCTCAGGTCGCTGCCGAACAACATCTTGTTCAGATCGTTGCCGAGACCTCCGTACTTCGCGCTGTCGCCGATTCCGCCATTGATCCGCTGCAGGATGCTGTTGACCTCGAGGAGGCAACGGAAGCTGAAGCCGCCAAGCTCAAGGCTTGGAAGAAATACCGTATCGCGTTGATCCGCGTGCCGGACCAGCCAGGCTATCCCGATACCATCGTCTGGCCAGCGTCTCCGGCCTGA